The genomic region GTCCTGAGGTCAGCAGCCGATTCATTCAATTGATTCAGACCATGTCCACTTATTCTGTACTCATAACAATGAAGGAAGGATCAGGAAGCGACGCTTTGCTGATGGATCACCATGGCAGGAGCTACACGAGTTCCAGCCAGAGTGATGCAGCTCATCGCCGATGTGGGTGACTGGGAGCCTGTGGATCACCTGGGAGTATGTAGGAGAGTCGGGGTCCAAATCCATCGTTGCAAGGTAATCCAGCTTGTTAATTCCAGTGCCTGCATAAAATAATACGGAACACATGAACACAAAATTCCCAACAAGACTAACCAAACAACACCAAATTTATCTGCAAAAGATACATACAGGTCATTGTTGCTAATAACAACCACACTGACCCTCTTCTCCGAAGTTCTGCAATAAAAAACATTGCAacaaatccttattcaaattacaTTCTCAAAAGTGTGAAATTCACGGACAGAACTATATAATGAATATGTCTTTTCGCTTAAATAACATCAACTGTGAAATATAATTATTGCAATGGAACAGAGTCCAATAATATACTGTGGCTTACATAGTCTGGATGCAACGCCACGAATCAGTCTTCCAAACCTTCACAAGTTTTTCATCACCAGCTGAAGCAAACAAAGCTCCACTCACACTGAAGCAGATAGCTCTTATTGCGTCTGAATGAGAATGGCCACCACAATCATCTGACAATGAAACTGGATGACCAGCCCTGGAGGAAAAGAGTAAATATTTACTTGCACATTCCACCAAGTGAAATGCCGAGAAAAAAGTGCACCACTTCTCACTGGAACATGTGAATTCAGTATTCAGCAATATAAAACTAAGCACCCAGGACCATATTTCGTTACTAACAATTTACACAACCTGACCCAAAAGAGGAATTTCATTGTTTTCTTAAAGAAAATTTTCCGTTCCTCTCCACACGAAACTGTTATAAGAGAATACAGCAACCGCTAAGCAGATATATGATTCAGTTAAAAAACGCACTACCCCTCCTCCGCCAAAATCTATAAATCGTGTAAAAAAACACGAGCACTTTCTGCATAACAGGTCCATGTTTAATTATGAAACGGCGGTAGAAGCGAACAGGGTATTCCAGTTTCCAAACCTGAGATCAAACACGCGGAGCTCGGGCCCGACGGCGACAACTTCCAGTGGACAGAAACCCTTACCATTATGCATCGTGCCGAGAAACAACAGAAACATATGGTGGCAACTCTGCCGACTTCTCTCAGCTTTTGTTGCCTCCCTTTTGACTCAATAGGAAAATATTTTAGCATGATGAAAAGCTTGAACAAACAAGAAATGTAAGTGCATACTGCATATTTGGATGTAGTGCGGTAGCTAGATCAAACCCTGAACTTAATGCATATCACTAAGTACTAACGTAACACTTTTTAGATTTATACTTCTGCGGTACATGTTTTGTAGACAACCTAGTCAATGCAATTGGCTAACAAAAAGATAAAATAAAAAATCCATGCATTGTTGTTCATGACTTTATTAAAGAAGCATTGAGTAGTATTCATGATCTTGCCTTCCTCCTTAGATCAGAAAACCCAAGGCAGTGAAAAAAGAAAGACCAGTAATCATGAACTGCCAGATAGTAATAACTTATAAAATTGCTTACCTTAGAAAAACGACCACACCTGAATACCTATCTACCAGTTACAGGAAGGTGCGCTGTTGTTTACCTTTCAACGATAGACCACTGTGTCAGTCTTCTCAACAACTTCACAGCACAGGAGCTGCATACCTACCTACCAGTTACAGGAAGACCAGTAATCATGTGTTGGTAAACCAAACCGCTAATCAGCTGAAAGAATTTTATGCATTTGATGGTTTCTATCAGGGGAAAAAGAACTTACCCCTGATACTGTTTTCAACTGAGGGATGTTTCAAGACGACAACAAACTGAGAAAGACGTGGATCTGATTGTTTCATTATGTCATAATAATTATTACGCCTCTGAAGAACGTTTGAAAGAAATGATGGACAAGTCTCACAAGGCAATAGAAGACGTTTCAGCATCAAAGCACTAAGTGCTTCAGAGTGCAAAACAGAAAATTTGGATAAATAGGCACATGCATGGAACCCTTCCTCGCATGTTTTGTGCATGCAAACCTACTTTTGGTTATGCTGCATACTTAAATTAGCTGAATTGTTATGTCATTGTTCTATTGCAGGTGACCTGATGTAATGCAAAGGTCTGATTGTTATGGACTTAGAAATGTGAGGAAGGTTTGCATGCAATAAAATCACTTGATGTTAAATAAAAATCTCTTATCTCTTTTGTTTTGCTCGCTCGCTGTTTATCCACATGTCcatgtgatgatgatgagatctaGATGTCTAAATAATTTCCATGCTTTATTGGGTTAAATTTCACTATATATGTATCTCTGTAGAATAAATATCACTAAACATTTAGTCTGCATATTGTATTGGCTGTTCA from Zea mays cultivar B73 chromosome 6, Zm-B73-REFERENCE-NAM-5.0, whole genome shotgun sequence harbors:
- the LOC109940303 gene encoding WD repeat-containing protein wdr-5.1, coding for MFLLFLGTMHNGKGFCPLEVVAVGPELRVFDLRAGHPVSLSDDCGGHSHSDAIRAICFSVSGALFASAGDEKLVKVWKTDSWRCIQTITSEKRVSVVVISNNDLHWN